One window of the Anaeromyxobacter dehalogenans 2CP-C genome contains the following:
- a CDS encoding sugar phosphate nucleotidyltransferase, which produces MGDLAGMVLCAGLGTRLRPLTARVPKPAVPVCGVPLVRYSLALLAGAGVRRAVVNVHHLPDAMAAEAGAAARALGLSLTVSREPVIAGTGGALREARAALRGADALLLVNGDVLFDVDLGAALAAHRASGALATMVLLPMPAGARYAAVEVDAGGAVRRIAGRFGPGGEGLAPWHFSGVHVLSAALLDAVPAEPFEADVNRHVYPPLMASGAIRGHVAAGYWNDLGTPERYLEANRDLLAGRVPLARFPGAEPFAGAAERLPGVWVAGGARVDPGARLAGPALVCAGADVAAGAEIGPGAVVGPGCRVPAGAAVRRAVLWAGTALAPGERVEDAVAAGADRVRGG; this is translated from the coding sequence ATGGGCGACCTCGCCGGGATGGTCCTCTGTGCCGGGCTCGGGACGCGGCTGCGGCCGCTCACCGCGCGCGTGCCGAAGCCGGCGGTGCCGGTGTGCGGGGTGCCGCTCGTCCGCTACTCGCTGGCGCTGCTGGCCGGGGCCGGCGTGCGCCGCGCCGTCGTCAACGTGCACCACCTGCCGGACGCCATGGCCGCGGAGGCCGGGGCGGCCGCGCGCGCGCTCGGGCTCTCGCTCACCGTCTCGCGCGAGCCGGTCATCGCCGGGACCGGCGGCGCGCTCCGCGAGGCGCGGGCGGCGCTCCGGGGCGCGGACGCGCTCCTGCTCGTGAACGGCGACGTGCTGTTCGACGTGGACCTCGGCGCCGCGCTCGCCGCGCACCGCGCGTCCGGCGCGCTCGCCACCATGGTGCTGCTCCCCATGCCCGCCGGCGCGCGCTACGCGGCGGTCGAGGTGGACGCGGGCGGCGCGGTGCGGCGCATCGCGGGGCGGTTCGGGCCGGGCGGGGAGGGGCTCGCGCCCTGGCACTTCTCCGGCGTGCACGTGCTCTCGGCGGCGCTGCTCGACGCGGTGCCGGCCGAGCCGTTCGAGGCGGACGTGAACCGCCACGTCTACCCGCCGCTCATGGCGTCGGGGGCGATCCGCGGCCACGTCGCCGCCGGCTACTGGAACGACCTCGGCACGCCGGAGCGCTACCTCGAGGCGAACCGCGACCTGCTCGCCGGACGCGTGCCGCTGGCGCGCTTCCCGGGGGCGGAGCCGTTCGCCGGCGCGGCCGAGCGCCTGCCGGGCGTCTGGGTCGCGGGCGGCGCGCGGGTGGACCCGGGCGCGCGGCTCGCCGGGCCGGCGCTGGTGTGCGCCGGCGCGGACGTGGCCGCGGGCGCCGAGATCGGGCCGGGCGCGGTGGTGGGGCCCGGCTGCCGCGTGCCCGCCGGCGCCGCGGTGCGCCGGGCGGTGCTGTGGGCGGGCACCGCGCTCGCGCCGGGCGAGCGCGTCGAGGACGCGGTCGCCGCCGGGGCGGATCGGGTGCGGGGCGGCTGA
- a CDS encoding DUF294 nucleotidyltransferase-like domain-containing protein, which translates to MAAAALDPVSYLRATPPFHALPQPLFDAAAASLEVGYYPAGSRLARVGGEPLAHLYVIRKGAVRLERDGQLLQVLEEGETFGYTSLITRKATIDVVVEDDLLAYRLPDAEFQRLLGDAQFASHFAVGLAERLKSSLEHSAITTFQADLSRQVGDLVRRTPVWIAADATVGDAARLMRAEGVSSVLLRADPPAIATDHDFRNRVLAEGLGPDTPLARIATSPLRTTPATAPIHEAWGLALDARVHHLPVTRGGDIVGVLTSGELLRASAQGPMAVLRGVERVSTRESLAGYGRRVAEMAGALLAGGLDAAAIAGFVARLNDALVHRILRFAEADLGEPPAPYAWLALGSEGRREQTLLTDQDNALVYADEGEARRAWYEVLAERVNADLELAGFPACPGGYMARRWVGPMAEWRGRFDGWLDAPGPQALLEAAIFFDYRRVAGRLDLAPLDAVIATAVDRPVLLRFLARAALGFRPPASLLLRLRGGSTTVDLKLQGIAAVVAVARCYGLELRTEARGTLERLEAARDAGILDGDAVAAAAEGFRFLNGLRLRLQLRAVAEGRPPSNEAALAALSAMERSRLKDALRAVKTLQDRAAFHFKTDF; encoded by the coding sequence ATGGCGGCGGCCGCGCTCGACCCGGTCTCGTACCTGCGGGCGACGCCCCCGTTCCACGCGCTGCCGCAGCCGCTGTTCGACGCGGCGGCCGCCTCGCTGGAGGTGGGCTATTACCCGGCGGGCTCGCGGCTGGCGCGGGTGGGGGGCGAGCCGCTCGCGCACCTGTACGTGATCCGCAAGGGCGCGGTGCGGCTCGAGCGCGACGGCCAGCTCCTGCAGGTGCTCGAGGAGGGCGAGACCTTCGGCTACACCTCGCTCATCACGCGCAAGGCCACCATCGACGTGGTGGTCGAGGACGACCTGCTCGCGTACCGCCTGCCCGACGCCGAGTTCCAGCGCCTGCTCGGCGACGCGCAGTTCGCCTCGCACTTCGCGGTGGGGCTGGCCGAGCGGCTCAAGTCGAGCCTCGAGCACTCCGCCATCACCACCTTCCAGGCCGACCTCTCCCGCCAGGTGGGCGACCTGGTGCGCCGCACGCCGGTCTGGATCGCGGCGGACGCCACCGTGGGCGACGCGGCCCGCCTCATGCGCGCGGAGGGCGTCTCCTCGGTGCTGCTCCGCGCCGACCCGCCCGCGATCGCCACCGACCACGACTTCCGGAACCGCGTGCTCGCCGAGGGGCTCGGGCCGGACACCCCGCTCGCGCGCATCGCCACCTCGCCGCTCCGCACCACCCCCGCGACCGCGCCCATCCACGAGGCCTGGGGCCTGGCGCTCGACGCCCGGGTGCACCACCTGCCGGTCACCCGCGGCGGCGACATCGTGGGCGTGCTCACCTCGGGCGAGCTGCTCCGCGCCTCGGCGCAGGGCCCCATGGCCGTGCTGCGCGGGGTGGAGCGCGTCTCGACGCGCGAGAGCCTGGCGGGCTACGGGCGGCGGGTGGCCGAGATGGCGGGCGCGCTGCTCGCCGGCGGGCTCGACGCCGCCGCGATCGCCGGCTTCGTGGCGCGCCTCAACGACGCGCTGGTGCACCGGATCCTGCGCTTCGCCGAGGCCGACCTGGGCGAGCCGCCCGCGCCCTACGCCTGGCTCGCGCTCGGCTCGGAGGGGCGCCGCGAGCAGACGCTGCTCACCGACCAGGACAACGCGCTCGTCTACGCGGACGAGGGCGAGGCGCGGCGCGCCTGGTACGAGGTGCTGGCCGAGCGCGTGAACGCGGACCTCGAGCTGGCCGGGTTCCCGGCCTGCCCGGGCGGCTACATGGCCCGCCGCTGGGTGGGGCCGATGGCGGAGTGGCGCGGCCGGTTCGACGGGTGGCTCGACGCGCCGGGGCCGCAGGCGCTGCTCGAGGCGGCCATCTTCTTCGACTACCGCCGGGTGGCCGGCCGGCTCGATCTCGCGCCGCTCGACGCGGTGATCGCGACCGCGGTGGACCGCCCGGTGCTCCTGCGCTTCCTGGCCCGCGCCGCGCTCGGCTTCCGCCCGCCCGCGTCGCTGCTGCTGCGCCTGCGCGGCGGCTCGACCACGGTGGACCTGAAGCTGCAGGGGATCGCGGCGGTGGTGGCGGTGGCGCGCTGCTACGGCCTGGAGCTGCGGACCGAGGCGCGCGGGACGCTGGAGCGGCTGGAGGCCGCCCGCGACGCCGGCATCCTGGACGGCGACGCGGTCGCGGCGGCCGCGGAGGGGTTCCGCTTCCTGAACGGCCTGCGCCTGCGCCTCCAGCTCCGCGCCGTGGCCGAGGGCCGCCCGCCCTCGAACGAGGCGGCGCTGGCGGCGCTGAGCGCCATGGAGCGCTCGCGGCTCAAGGACGCGCTGCGCGCCGTCAAGACGCTCCAGGACCGCGCCGCGTTCCACTTCAAGACGGATTTCTGA
- a CDS encoding MFS transporter, translating to MASAARLRLMYFLYYGNVGVAQPYLAAYLRGLGFSGEQIGAVQMIPSLLAPVVAMSWATFADRHATPARGLRLATAWSALCVLALPFARTPAAVGAVLVAAALGDRAYVPLLDSVTLEHTRARPERSYASVRLFGSIGFVVLALAAGRALTLRGNRPADLLVPSLMTALVAGYALAARRLPAHAGPPQADRPGPRDMLALLRRPALPLLLGACAVHWAACAPYHLLFGVYVRDLGLPADVTGLGTAAGVAAEIGVLLLFPRLERRLSLRGLLAASFLGSAVRWALLWRAEGAAAIVLLQLLHGLTFGLFWAAAMKGMAEVVPARLRATGQALFSAVVFGAGNGIGFALSGAAYDRLGSVAPLFAGAALLELALVGVGLAAAGALAAARARGAGPAAP from the coding sequence ATGGCCTCCGCCGCGCGACTCCGGCTCATGTACTTCCTGTACTACGGGAACGTGGGGGTGGCGCAGCCGTACCTGGCCGCGTACCTGCGCGGCCTGGGGTTCAGCGGCGAGCAGATCGGCGCGGTGCAGATGATCCCGTCGCTGCTCGCGCCGGTGGTGGCGATGTCCTGGGCCACGTTCGCCGACCGCCACGCCACGCCGGCGCGCGGGCTGCGCCTCGCCACCGCCTGGAGCGCGCTCTGCGTCCTGGCGCTGCCGTTCGCGCGCACGCCGGCGGCGGTCGGCGCGGTGCTGGTCGCGGCCGCGCTCGGCGACCGCGCCTACGTGCCGCTGCTCGACTCGGTGACGCTGGAGCACACCCGGGCGCGGCCGGAGCGGTCCTACGCGTCCGTCCGGCTGTTCGGGTCGATCGGGTTCGTGGTGCTGGCGCTCGCCGCCGGCCGCGCGCTCACGCTGCGCGGCAACCGCCCCGCCGACCTGCTCGTGCCGTCGCTCATGACCGCGCTGGTGGCCGGCTACGCGCTCGCGGCGCGGCGCCTGCCCGCGCACGCCGGGCCGCCCCAGGCCGATCGCCCGGGGCCGCGCGACATGCTCGCGCTGCTCCGCCGGCCGGCGCTGCCGCTCCTGCTCGGCGCGTGCGCGGTGCACTGGGCCGCCTGCGCGCCCTACCACCTGCTGTTCGGCGTGTACGTGCGCGACCTCGGCCTGCCCGCCGACGTGACCGGGCTCGGCACCGCGGCGGGCGTGGCGGCCGAGATCGGGGTGCTGCTCCTGTTCCCGAGGCTCGAGCGGCGCCTGTCGCTGCGCGGGCTGCTCGCCGCCTCGTTCCTGGGCTCGGCGGTGCGCTGGGCGCTGCTCTGGCGCGCCGAGGGCGCGGCGGCGATCGTGCTGCTGCAGCTCCTGCACGGCCTCACCTTCGGCCTGTTCTGGGCCGCGGCCATGAAGGGCATGGCGGAGGTGGTGCCGGCGCGGCTCCGCGCCACCGGCCAGGCGCTGTTCAGCGCGGTGGTGTTCGGGGCCGGCAACGGGATCGGGTTCGCGCTCTCGGGCGCCGCCTACGACCGGCTCGGCTCGGTGGCCCCGCTGTTCGCGGGGGCGGCGCTGCTGGAGCTCGCGCTGGTGGGCGTGGGCCTCGCCGCGGCCGGCGCGCTGGCGGCGGCGCGCGCCCGCGGGGCGGGGCCGGCGGCGCCGTGA
- a CDS encoding DUF4388 domain-containing protein gives MSVLEVPGDLSRTPLAAILLEALNERATGLLEVAHEGGTSRLWLRDGRPVGAQVVSGFRPLGLLLLQAGLIDIDALSRSLGLMASTRRPQGELLVEMGAVSRADVDRMLAEQQAGYFALIAALEAGAFRFDAAAPVPEWTRGSRLSPLRTIVDALERPQAGALVVSALQPLAHQAVRLASGYAEVAGAFRWTAAEQALLRRLSPSATLEGFFAGTEVEPERARAVLAALLLLGLAVPATGRQPSGETAADLVLDIEPEPGPIAPPRSEAPAPVAAPPPPPAAPARRSDPAEARERRQRLLQQAMRNMGIGPFAGRPPAAAARPAAAAIPAGPAAPPPPAAEPPGSPEAALRAALLAAAPRARERDLFARLGLAPTAGRDDVKRAFLQLARQFHPDRFAAPALADLSEQVRDFFTAVNEAYETLSDDRKRAAYLAVRGAHGVTPAQAGSARVDFQKGEACLRTRDLARARGFYESAVRADPRPEYLAALAHTYVADAQRRDLDRARALVEQALAEPGGAASDRVCQVAGVLAREEGDVGQAERMFRAAVAANPRNADALRELRNLEARRAERRGR, from the coding sequence ATGAGCGTCCTCGAGGTCCCGGGCGACCTGTCCCGCACGCCGCTCGCGGCGATCCTGCTCGAGGCGCTGAACGAGCGCGCCACCGGCCTGCTCGAGGTGGCGCACGAGGGCGGCACCTCGCGGCTGTGGCTGCGCGACGGGCGGCCGGTCGGGGCGCAGGTGGTGAGCGGGTTCCGTCCGCTCGGGCTGCTGCTCCTGCAGGCGGGGCTCATCGACATCGACGCGCTCTCGCGCAGCCTGGGCCTCATGGCGTCCACCCGCCGCCCGCAGGGCGAGCTCCTGGTGGAGATGGGCGCGGTGTCGCGCGCCGACGTGGACCGGATGCTCGCCGAGCAGCAGGCCGGCTACTTCGCGCTGATCGCGGCGCTCGAGGCGGGCGCGTTCCGCTTCGACGCCGCCGCGCCGGTCCCGGAGTGGACGCGCGGCAGCCGGCTGTCCCCGCTGCGCACCATCGTGGACGCGCTGGAGCGGCCGCAGGCCGGCGCGCTGGTGGTGTCGGCGCTGCAGCCGCTGGCGCACCAGGCGGTGCGGCTCGCGTCCGGGTACGCGGAGGTGGCCGGCGCCTTCCGCTGGACCGCGGCGGAGCAGGCGCTGCTGCGCCGGCTCTCCCCGTCCGCCACGCTGGAGGGCTTCTTCGCCGGCACCGAGGTGGAGCCCGAGCGCGCGCGCGCCGTGCTCGCCGCGCTGCTGCTGCTCGGGCTGGCGGTGCCGGCCACCGGGCGGCAGCCGAGCGGCGAGACCGCGGCGGACCTGGTGCTCGACATCGAGCCGGAGCCCGGGCCGATCGCGCCCCCGCGCTCCGAGGCGCCCGCGCCGGTCGCCGCGCCGCCCCCGCCGCCCGCCGCCCCGGCGCGCCGCAGCGATCCGGCCGAGGCGCGGGAGCGGCGGCAGCGCCTGCTGCAGCAGGCCATGCGCAACATGGGCATCGGCCCGTTCGCCGGGCGGCCCCCCGCCGCGGCGGCGCGGCCCGCCGCGGCCGCGATCCCCGCGGGTCCTGCCGCCCCGCCGCCGCCGGCCGCCGAGCCGCCGGGCTCGCCCGAGGCCGCGCTCCGGGCCGCGCTGCTCGCCGCCGCGCCGCGCGCGCGGGAGCGCGACCTGTTCGCCCGCCTCGGCCTCGCGCCGACCGCCGGCCGCGACGACGTGAAGCGCGCCTTCCTCCAGCTCGCGCGCCAGTTCCACCCCGACCGCTTCGCCGCGCCGGCGCTCGCCGACCTCTCCGAGCAGGTGCGCGACTTCTTCACCGCGGTGAACGAGGCGTACGAGACGCTCTCCGACGACCGCAAGCGGGCCGCGTACCTCGCGGTGCGGGGCGCGCACGGCGTGACGCCGGCGCAGGCCGGGTCGGCGCGGGTGGACTTCCAGAAGGGCGAGGCCTGCCTGCGCACGCGCGACCTGGCGCGCGCGCGCGGCTTCTACGAGTCGGCGGTGCGCGCCGACCCGCGCCCGGAGTACCTCGCCGCCCTCGCGCACACCTACGTGGCCGACGCGCAGCGCCGCGATCTCGACCGGGCCCGCGCGCTCGTCGAGCAGGCGCTGGCCGAGCCCGGCGGCGCCGCGAGCGATCGCGTGTGCCAGGTCGCCGGCGTGCTGGCGCGCGAGGAAGGCGACGTGGGCCAGGCCGAGCGCATGTTCCGCGCGGCGGTCGCGGCGAACCCGCGCAACGCCGACGCGCTGCGCGAGCTCCGCAACCTCGAGGCGCGGCGGGCCGAGCGGCGCGGGCGCTGA
- a CDS encoding Stp1/IreP family PP2C-type Ser/Thr phosphatase, whose translation MRLSHAGASDVGRKRAHNEDAFLLLPEEQLYCVADGMGGHASGEVAARIAVEEMAEFFRITGRDDEATWPFRPDPARDADENRLLTGVKLANLRIHERARADERLHGMGTTLVAAQFPRDGREVLVGHVGDSRAYLFRRGALRQLTEDHSLLNDFRRTRQLTPAEIEAFPHKNVIVRALGMKESVEVDLLREPLEDGDVVLLCSDGLSGMVPDARIAEVLRAVPGDLRRAAQALVDAANSAGGADNVTCVLVQAQG comes from the coding sequence ATGCGCCTGAGCCACGCGGGAGCGAGCGACGTCGGGCGGAAGCGCGCCCACAACGAGGACGCCTTCCTGCTCCTCCCGGAGGAGCAGCTCTACTGCGTCGCGGACGGGATGGGCGGCCACGCCTCCGGCGAGGTGGCGGCCCGCATCGCGGTCGAGGAGATGGCCGAGTTCTTCCGGATCACCGGCCGCGACGACGAGGCCACCTGGCCCTTCCGGCCGGACCCGGCCCGGGACGCCGACGAGAACCGGCTCCTCACCGGCGTGAAGCTCGCGAACCTGCGCATCCACGAGCGGGCCCGGGCCGACGAGCGGCTCCACGGCATGGGCACCACGCTCGTGGCGGCGCAGTTCCCCCGCGACGGGCGCGAGGTGCTGGTCGGCCACGTCGGCGACAGCCGCGCGTACCTGTTCCGCCGCGGGGCGCTGCGACAGCTCACCGAGGACCACTCGCTGCTCAACGACTTCCGGCGCACGCGCCAGCTCACGCCCGCCGAGATCGAGGCGTTCCCGCACAAGAACGTGATCGTCCGCGCGCTCGGCATGAAGGAGTCGGTCGAGGTGGACCTGCTCCGCGAGCCGCTCGAGGACGGCGACGTGGTGCTGCTCTGCTCCGACGGCCTGTCCGGGATGGTGCCGGACGCGCGCATCGCCGAGGTGCTGCGCGCGGTGCCCGGCGACCTCCGCCGCGCGGCGCAGGCGCTGGTGGACGCCGCGAACTCCGCCGGCGGCGCCGACAACGTGACGTGCGTCCTGGTGCAGGCCCAGGGCTAG
- a CDS encoding 3'-5' exonuclease, protein MLFSSPPWESAVYWSLDLETGGLDARRDAILAVGMLPVREGHLRLGEAYRTLVRPEQGKAVSPRSVQAHQLVAGDTRGAPALAEVLPELERRLRGAVLLVHHAPIELGFLKRAFRAAGLRWPAPPVVDTVKLLLRLDARERRRFPELPADPPVLNLSAARRRLGLPDYQAHDALTDAVATAELFLVLREALGARRLRELT, encoded by the coding sequence ATGCTCTTCTCGTCGCCGCCCTGGGAGTCCGCCGTCTACTGGTCGCTCGACCTCGAGACGGGCGGCCTCGACGCGCGGCGCGACGCCATCCTCGCGGTGGGCATGCTCCCCGTGCGCGAGGGGCACCTGCGGCTCGGCGAGGCGTACCGGACGCTGGTCCGCCCGGAGCAGGGGAAGGCGGTGAGCCCGCGCTCGGTGCAGGCGCACCAGCTCGTGGCCGGCGACACGCGCGGCGCCCCGGCGCTCGCGGAGGTCCTGCCGGAGCTCGAGCGCCGCCTCCGCGGCGCGGTCCTGCTCGTCCACCACGCGCCCATCGAGCTCGGGTTCCTGAAGCGCGCGTTCCGGGCGGCCGGGCTGCGCTGGCCGGCGCCGCCGGTGGTGGACACGGTGAAGCTGCTGCTCCGCCTCGACGCGCGCGAGCGGCGGCGCTTCCCGGAGCTGCCGGCCGACCCGCCGGTGCTGAACCTCTCGGCGGCGCGGCGCCGGCTCGGGCTCCCCGACTACCAGGCGCACGACGCGCTCACCGACGCGGTCGCCACCGCCGAGCTGTTCCTGGTGCTGCGCGAGGCGCTCGGCGCCCGGCGGCTGCGCGAGCTCACCTGA
- a CDS encoding diacylglycerol/lipid kinase family protein: protein MGGIGIVNNPRSRRNRRDPRLGDRLRARLGDAGEVVDAATPDELARAVERFRARGVDVLGIGGGDGTAHVVLSAFADAYGDAPLPQVLLLRAGAMNTVAHGNGVRGGPEAILRAVLGRRAQGIPLATVERDLLRVEADGVPPRHGFIFGTGAVVAFLEAYYATGRPSPLTAGLLLARAAGSALVRGPFAASLTRRDPLRVWSDGEEWTDARYLALVAGSTPDIGFGFRAFHRCGEQPGSFHAVGVTASPLQIALALPRIRAGRPWKRRHAQDEVARELRVEGDGLRYTVDGDLYGPVRAVRISTGPGVELVVP, encoded by the coding sequence ATGGGCGGCATCGGCATCGTGAACAACCCGCGATCGCGGCGGAACCGGCGCGATCCGCGCCTGGGCGACCGGCTGCGCGCGCGGCTGGGCGACGCGGGCGAGGTGGTGGACGCCGCCACGCCCGACGAGCTGGCCCGCGCCGTGGAGCGGTTCCGGGCGCGCGGGGTGGACGTGCTCGGGATCGGCGGCGGCGACGGCACCGCGCACGTGGTGCTCTCGGCCTTCGCCGACGCGTACGGCGACGCGCCGCTGCCGCAGGTGCTGCTCCTGCGCGCCGGGGCCATGAACACCGTGGCGCACGGCAACGGCGTCCGCGGCGGCCCGGAGGCCATCCTCCGCGCGGTGCTGGGCCGCCGCGCGCAGGGGATTCCCCTCGCCACCGTCGAGCGCGACCTGCTCCGCGTCGAGGCGGACGGCGTCCCCCCCCGCCACGGGTTCATCTTCGGCACCGGCGCGGTGGTGGCGTTCCTGGAGGCCTACTACGCGACCGGCCGCCCCTCCCCGCTGACCGCGGGGCTCCTGCTCGCGCGCGCGGCCGGCTCGGCGCTGGTGCGCGGCCCGTTCGCGGCGTCGCTCACCCGCCGCGATCCGCTGCGGGTGTGGAGCGACGGGGAGGAGTGGACCGACGCGCGCTACCTCGCGCTCGTGGCCGGCTCCACGCCGGACATCGGCTTCGGCTTCCGGGCGTTCCACCGGTGCGGCGAGCAGCCCGGCTCCTTCCACGCGGTCGGGGTCACCGCCAGCCCGCTGCAGATCGCGCTCGCGCTGCCGCGCATCCGCGCGGGGCGGCCGTGGAAGCGGCGGCACGCGCAGGACGAGGTGGCCCGCGAGCTGCGCGTGGAGGGCGACGGCCTGCGCTACACGGTGGACGGCGACCTGTACGGCCCGGTGCGGGCGGTGCGGATCTCGACCGGTCCGGGCGTCGAGCTGGTGGTGCCCTGA
- a CDS encoding response regulator, translating into MAKQHLLLVDGDPKSLRVMEVSLKKAGFTVTTAVNGRDALERCAVSPPDLILSDTKMPEMDGFELCRRLKEDERHRGTPFIFLTGQKSVEYKVKGLELGVEDYLTKPIYIKEIVTRVKILLQKKEKERLEKKDLKASFAGNLSDMGVVDLVQTLEMGKKSGALHVKSRRGLEAVCYFKDGRILDCELGGKVAGENAFYRLLNWQEGEFAIEFKPIEREERIPVSTQGLLMEGMRRIDEWGRIVEQLPSLDRVFEIDPAALAERLAEIPDDVNALLRLFDGRRPLEQVIEEADYDDLAAAGVISKLFFEGIVKEVAVPPAPEPPAPAPPPPAVEAAPEPVEQAPRLGRPARPAPAEATPEPQGVDWFAGPVGRAAPGVPAPDAPAPAAPERSAQPPRPAPARHDPPTAAPPSFVPQGGFSMPLPPPGSLPPPPSLAAPARRPAPGSPPPAAPIAAPAPEVAPRARPEPAAGAPVLPAPPPSAAAPSRRPPRSRAPLAIGAGVLVLAAVAGAVALRGRGAGAGPPPDAPAPEAAAPAAVSPVQPVAAAAVPVEAPAAPQTAQPEAAAAIAAAEAPAPSPAPPPAAASAAPASAPGAAARPDPADARRLLAAAARKYEEGRFAEAAADYRRAVGLRPTAPGYVGLARALHDAQRSGEAVRALDRAIELDPAYAPAWLLRGEIHQGAGRASQARAAYSRFLELSPTGPEARAVRDILGRQLR; encoded by the coding sequence TTGGCGAAGCAGCACCTGCTCCTCGTCGATGGCGACCCCAAGTCGCTGCGGGTGATGGAGGTCTCGCTCAAGAAGGCGGGCTTCACCGTCACGACCGCGGTGAACGGGCGCGACGCGCTGGAGCGGTGCGCGGTCTCGCCGCCCGACCTGATCCTCTCCGACACCAAGATGCCGGAGATGGACGGCTTCGAGCTGTGCCGGCGGCTGAAGGAGGACGAGCGCCACCGCGGGACGCCGTTCATCTTCCTCACCGGCCAGAAGTCGGTCGAGTACAAGGTGAAGGGCCTCGAGCTGGGCGTCGAGGACTACCTGACGAAGCCCATCTACATCAAGGAGATCGTCACCCGCGTGAAGATCCTTCTCCAGAAGAAGGAGAAGGAGCGGCTCGAGAAGAAGGACCTGAAGGCGAGCTTCGCCGGCAACCTCTCCGACATGGGCGTGGTGGACCTCGTCCAGACGCTGGAGATGGGCAAGAAGTCCGGCGCGCTGCACGTGAAGAGCCGCCGGGGGCTCGAGGCCGTCTGCTACTTCAAGGACGGCCGCATCCTCGACTGCGAGCTGGGCGGCAAGGTCGCCGGCGAGAACGCGTTCTACCGGCTGCTGAACTGGCAGGAGGGCGAGTTCGCGATCGAGTTCAAGCCCATCGAGCGCGAGGAGCGGATCCCGGTCTCGACCCAGGGGCTGCTCATGGAGGGCATGCGCCGCATCGACGAGTGGGGCCGCATCGTCGAGCAGCTGCCCTCGCTCGACCGCGTGTTCGAGATCGACCCCGCCGCGCTGGCCGAGCGGCTGGCGGAGATCCCCGACGACGTGAACGCGCTCCTGCGCCTGTTCGACGGGCGGCGCCCGCTCGAGCAGGTGATCGAGGAGGCGGACTACGACGACCTGGCCGCCGCCGGGGTGATCTCGAAGCTCTTCTTCGAGGGCATCGTGAAAGAGGTGGCGGTCCCGCCCGCGCCCGAGCCGCCGGCCCCCGCGCCGCCGCCGCCCGCGGTCGAGGCCGCGCCGGAGCCGGTCGAGCAGGCGCCGCGCCTGGGCCGCCCCGCGCGCCCCGCGCCGGCGGAGGCCACGCCGGAGCCGCAGGGCGTGGACTGGTTCGCCGGGCCGGTCGGGCGCGCTGCCCCGGGGGTGCCCGCGCCGGACGCGCCGGCGCCGGCCGCCCCCGAGCGCAGCGCCCAGCCGCCGCGCCCCGCGCCCGCGCGCCACGATCCGCCCACGGCGGCGCCGCCGAGCTTCGTCCCGCAGGGCGGCTTCTCGATGCCGCTCCCGCCGCCCGGGTCGCTGCCGCCGCCGCCGTCGCTCGCGGCGCCCGCGCGCCGGCCGGCCCCCGGGTCGCCGCCGCCCGCCGCTCCGATCGCCGCGCCCGCGCCGGAGGTCGCGCCGCGCGCGCGGCCCGAGCCCGCCGCGGGCGCGCCGGTGCTCCCGGCTCCGCCTCCGTCCGCGGCGGCCCCCTCGCGTCGCCCGCCCCGCTCGCGCGCGCCGCTCGCCATCGGCGCCGGCGTGCTGGTCCTCGCGGCGGTCGCGGGCGCGGTCGCGCTGCGCGGCCGCGGTGCGGGCGCCGGGCCGCCCCCGGACGCCCCGGCACCCGAGGCCGCCGCGCCGGCCGCCGTCTCGCCCGTGCAGCCGGTCGCGGCCGCCGCCGTGCCGGTCGAGGCGCCGGCGGCACCGCAGACCGCCCAGCCCGAGGCTGCCGCCGCGATCGCCGCCGCCGAGGCGCCCGCGCCTTCGCCCGCACCGCCGCCGGCCGCCGCGTCCGCCGCGCCGGCGTCCGCGCCGGGCGCGGCCGCGCGCCCCGATCCCGCGGACGCGCGCCGCCTGCTCGCCGCCGCCGCGCGGAAGTACGAGGAGGGCCGGTTCGCCGAGGCCGCCGCCGACTACCGGCGCGCCGTGGGCCTGCGGCCGACCGCGCCCGGCTACGTCGGCCTCGCCCGCGCGCTGCACGACGCGCAGCGCTCCGGGGAGGCGGTGCGCGCGCTCGACCGCGCCATCGAGCTCGATCCCGCCTACGCGCCCGCCTGGCTGCTGCGGGGCGAGATCCACCAGGGCGCCGGGCGCGCGTCCCAGGCCCGCGCCGCGTACTCGCGGTTCCTGGAGCTGTCGCCGACCGGCCCCGAGGCGCGCGCGGTCCGCGACATCCTCGGCCGGCAGCTCCGCTAG